Below is a genomic region from Drosophila kikkawai strain 14028-0561.14 chromosome X, DkikHiC1v2, whole genome shotgun sequence.
GTGGAGATGCCAGCCAATGGAAAACGTCACTCCCTGAGCACCACCAGCAACTCCAGCTCGGCGCCCTATCGCTACCTGAGCGGCAGCAGTCGATCCCGAGGATCTCGTGGCGACTGCCACGAGTATTACcagttgcagcagcatcagcaatcCTCATCCCTGTCCAATGGCAACCGGATGCGTGGCATGAGCCAAAGGAGCGATACCATGGCCACCGAGGCCGAGGGCGAAGACTTCGAGGTGGATCCCATGGACGAGGACGATGAGGATGAGACCTATGACCGGGAGACGGAGGAGTTCTATAGCAATATACAGGATGCCACCGGCACAGGGTCCAGTAGTCGCAGCAAGCGCTCCTCTCTCTTTTCCCGCTCGGATAGCTCTGCCACAACGACCTCGTCGAGTGGCGGCGGCACCTTTACCGGCGGCAAGCGAAGATCAGCAGCCTCTATTCTGTCCTCGTCCCTCTGCTCCGATGTGATGATTAGCGATCGAAGGAGCTCCACGGCCACCGAGTACAGTGTGAGATCGGTTACCACTGGCGGTGGCAACACGCAGCGCAGATCCAGCGGAAGGATACGGAGATATGTGTCCAGGATGACCATTGCGGGAGCCAGGAGACGCACCACGGGCAGGTAACGAGTCATGAGTCTCTTAGAGTCTTTCcaagaatttttattaatataccaaaagaaaaaagcaaagaatTTACATCTAAGTTAAGTAGTTATTTAAGAGCCATTCTCCTGCTGCCACTGCTCGTGCTTGGCCAACAGCTTCTGTCCCAGCGGACGGACCATCTTGAAGGCCTTCTCCACATTGGCCTCGCTCATGGCCTGTGAGTCCTTCGCAGCTCCAGGGACCTTACTGGTGGCACATCTCACCCGATGCATGCTGACCTCCTTGCAGGCCAGACGTATCTCATCTCCGGTGAACTGATCCGAGATCTGGACCAGATGCTCGAGCAGCTTGGGCGTCATGGAGATGCTAGTGCCCAGCAGGCGACCAATGAGGCAGCTCCTCTCCGCCTGATTGGGCAGCTGGACCAGTAGTTTCTTTTCGAAGCGCCGCAAAAAGGCCTCGTCAATGTCCCAGGGCAAATTGGTGCTGGCCAAAACGAAGACACCCTTCAGGGTATGCTCCATGCCGTCCAGCAGCTGGAGCAACTCGTTCTTAAATCGCTTGGAACTCTCGTGATCCGTGACCCTGTCCCTCTTGGAGGTCAAGCTCTCAATCTCATCCAGAAAGATGACAGACGGAGCCCTCTTGGCCGCCATGTGAAAGAGAACGCGCAGAATTTTCTCCGATTCGCCGCGCCACTTGCTCACCATAATGCTGGCCGTGATATTGAAGAAGGTCACCTGGCCGCGGGTCTCCGAGTACAAGGCCTTGGCCAGGAAGGTCTTGCCACTGCCCGGCGGTCCATGGAGCAGCAGGGAGCGCCAAGGCTTCAAGCCGTGGGCAAAGAGCTGCGGATACTCGATGGGTGTGAGCACTGCCTCCTTGATCAGCTCGATGGCCCGCTGATTGCCGCAGACATCCGACCAGCGCAGATTGATCTCCTCGCGCAGTATGGAGGTCTTGACCAGCTCGGCCAGCGATTGCCAGTCCATGGAGGCGAACAGCGAGTCATCGCCGCCCAGGTGGCCGTGCTCTATTTCGCCCACTAACTTTGACGAGGCATCGCTCTCCGCTGGCGTCTCCATTTTCCTGATCTGCAGAGGATTATTGGCATTATCCGGCTGGGACTGTTGCTGGGCATTAGAGTAGCAGCTGGGATTCAGGTTGACGGCAGCTGCCACCTTGGCTGCGCCCACGCCCATATGCCAATTGGCCAGGGAACCGACCTCGGTGTTCTGTGCCTTTCCAGGTGGCTTTTCTAGCTTgtctttttccttttcctgcTTGGGCTGCCCCTTGGCCGCCATCTCCACCTTGATTTTGGGCCCAACTTTCTTGAGAATCTTGGGATACTTGCCGAACTTCATGTTGAAGAAGCTGGCATACTCCAGATACATGCCGTCCAGGTCGATGTTGTCGCACAGCTCGTACTCCTCGGACAGGCTGCCCTCGGACTTCAAGGCCTCGGCACTGGAGTAGAAACCGTTCTCCACCAGGTAGCGGTGCATCAGATACATGATGTTCCGCCGCCGGGTGCTGAAGTTCCTCACGTCCTCGCACAGGGCCTGGGCAGCTGCCATGGCTGTTACGCCGTACTTTCCCTGGGTCTTCATGTCAAGTTCTcactctctctatctctctttcGGTTTATATTTCAATAGAAAAATGTGGCATTTAACACTAGAAAAAAATGATGTAAAGAAAGTACTTGTTATACTCGGCAAGAGAGCTAGCAATTTTTCCGTATTTACAGCTGGAAAATCGTAAATTATTTGACTCTTGCTGGACTGACAGTTTACAGGGTTGTCATAACGAAGGGCAaaagggttgccaggtaacgcttaaaatacataaatatattcttgccttttttttctgaatttctTTTTTACCCCTGGCAACCGCAGCAAAAGttgaaatgaagaaaaatGGGTTGGCCGGAAAatctagagagagagagagagagagagcgttAAGAGTGAAGGATTTttcttcttctatttttttttagatctGCTTGCACTAATTAAAATTGCGAAAAGAACCTGACGAGAGCAAAAGACCGAAAAGggaattagcaaaaataaaataagcttatttttatttcggaATGAGATTAGCAGAGGGTGGGGATTTGTGGTAAATTCGTGTTTTATTTGGTCTTTGtactttgcctttttctgtggagtgattatttttaaatttcttataaaaaatgcAGCtatatgtattaaatatttaattatttaaggtGGTTTCTTTAAagctcttttatttattacatttcatttcctttattttaaatttctaatcgaaattaaaatattgtaattttttaccTTACAAatctttattgttatttaactCTTTGTACTTAAATACCATGCTAAACACCTTAAATACCCCGAAATATGGGTAATTTGTTTACAGTGTAGTCGATTTAAGCCTCAAAAGCCCAACCTAACCCAAATTTGCCGTATCAGTTGGCCAACAATTGAACGCCACTCAATTGGTTAGTGTACTTAATTGTTGGTTGTGCATTTCCTCCCACCTTTGCCCACCCAGCCATCTGCTTTTCGCCTGGTTTTCTCCCACTTCTCCGACCTTCCGCCCCTGGCTTTTCCATCCCGCAACATGCTCAATTTGGCGAGAGATGACGGCGACAGCTGCCGAGCAGGCTGCGATGGTTAATCAAATGCACGACgcaatgaaatgaaaatcaGCGGATGCTGCCctggccacacacacacaagcacacacacatatgcagGGGCACACGCGCACGCACAGAggggccacgcccactcaggTGAAATTATGCAACATGCACATGCACAGCATCCCGTTGGCCTCCTCAGTTTTCCTTGCCttcaaggaaaaaaaagagacgcATACACGGGGAGAAAATTGAAACAGTTTCTTATATTTGGGTtcttaaaatttcttaaaaattattttacatatttcaaaattaactGCGTGATATGAAATCATATGAACAATGCGCTAAAAATTACGCTTTTACATTTAAGACACCTTTTAAGTGTTTTAAAATCTCTACTTTTTATAAAGATagtgatttattattattattattattttattattattttttactgtGTACCTGACGAAGGTGGCTGCACCCACTAAAGTGGgtggttggttggtttttcGAGAAGGGGCTTGCGGCTGTGCCCATTTCATTCCGGCTCgcaattttaatttggtttttgtgCCCCCCGCACCCTCTTCTTGCCACCCATCTTCCATCAGCTGGCCGTGTGGCAGTCAGTCTCAGGCTTTTGTTAATGGCCTTGTGACAGTTTTTTTCActctcttttccttttttttcactcAACTCCCCCTAGGCGATGCCTTGCCTTCATCTTCGGTTGCAATCGGCAGCATTTGCCTTTCGGTTTTGCACTTTGATTTGGATTCATGGTCTAAGCTCGggtttggatttttttttgtttatattttctcgTTTTTCGTTTATTCGCTTTTCTGTTTTGAAATTCTTTTCGGGTTTCCATTTGCTTCAAGGTCCTTAAATTAACGGTATGTGGGCATGCAtgcttgtgtgtgttgtgGGAGTGAGAGGCCACTTACCACTTGCCCTCGAAATGcttgagagagagaaagagggagagagtgAGGATCCTTTAAAATGAGTGCCAAGgattctttaatttttcaaagcGATTTTAGGCCaatgaataatttatatagTTAAATATAATCAGAAATataaggtttttaaaaaaccacgttttaaacattttagagattttttaatgtaaaataaaaaccattaaaagtacatttttatttaccataaaaggatattctatagatattatataaataaagagaATATAAAATTCAAAGCTCAATCTAGGTTGCTTCTGAAATAActagaatttttaaaaccctAGAATTAAAAACCTTAAGGATTAAAAAATCTTGAAGACTTCAGAATATAACCATCATTTTATCCCATTTCTATAGTCCaaatgttaattatttatagaaaaatgtaaaacataAAGTTCTTATAATATAATCCTATAATTGATTCaatctattaaaataaaatatatattaaagtcCTTAAATACTTTTGTGTTAGTATTTATAACTCTTTGTTAACAAAATCGATCGCTTAATTGGTTTTAACTTGCAGCTTCAATTATAGTTTACAAAATATCTgaaatttgctctttgttttgTTGCCAGCTTTTCAATGGAATTTCCCTGCCAAAGGCACTCGCACACTCACACCACACCAGCCAACACCCGCAGACACTCATTAAGTATGTGGGGGCGTGTGAGTCTCAGtctgagtgagtgtgtgtgtgtgtgagttgcGAGTTTAACAAACTAATTAAGTTGGGCGTTGAGCTTAGCGCTCTCTTTCGGTGAAAAGTTGAAGGGAAATGAAAGGAAAGACAAGTAAAGGGGGCAGCCTTTTGTCTATGGCAAACATCTATGACGACACACACTAACACTTGTGTtgaacacacacgcacactgcACAGTGGAAAAtgcttattaaaatataatttatttttaattttaattattataattttgtattttggttATATCATTTGTCAGCTCAATTTACagtttaaaaatcaattgtttttaattttagtaatttttaatatacttctaatgttaatttaatattttaaaaaattattggaACCTAAATgccttgaaaataaattcatagTAGCTGCATAGACTCTTTATCGAAtagtttgatttttataatatttatttttatttaatatttaatttatatttctctcagtgtcttGACACCCACACAAAGCCACAGCGCtgactcgcacacacacacacgcaatcAGCATGCGTCGTTCATTTATTTGCACATATAATTAGGCGCATGAAGAGCTGCCGTCGGGCACACTTCCGCTTTCCTCGATTATCCCTCCGATTCCCTAGCTCCTTCTTGCTTCTGTGCCAACCCCATATCCTGGCCACACTTCGTGTCCTTACCCTCGGCCCCTTATGCCATCACCATCTCCCTTTTCAACAACAATGCCAATCTTCCAccaggcagccagccagcagctACTTTCGCCTTCATCCGGCTTGAGCTGCGGCTCGAGTGCGACTGTGTGGCTTAAAGCACGTCACAGCTTAAGCGAAGGGGAACCCCCTGAAGCgcactaacacacacacaccgtcTCCACCCTTTTGGGCCATGTAATTGCGTTCGGGGGGCGCCTGCAAGTATGcaactaaaaataatgaaagttTAAGAGTTTGTGGAAACGTAAGGGAATACTCtgtaattaaatgttaaaaaattatagtatgttttaaaatattaataaaaatgtaatatatatatatactatatatatacaatataaaataataaatatttaaaaaattaaaaaaggatAACAAagatgattttatttaaacaaacttaGAATAAGTGTAAAGAGAATCTAGAATATCTTTTCTATATCTATTTACAAGAATATCTCTTTAGTTTATACCCAGATTATTCAGTTATTGCTGTCTTTTCCTTAGAGTATTTAACGGAATAAGCCATGTGTGGGCTATGCCAGGCATGTGTCTCTATGTGGTTCAAAGTTGAGTGGCATTTGGTGCACCCCCAAACTTCTATGCTTAAGCCCTTCTTCCTTAACCCCTTTCTACTTCTTAACCCCTCCTCCTTCTTAACACCTCCTCCTTCTTAACCCCttgacccccccccccctatTCAATTGAATCTCgtttagttgttgttgccactTTTCGCTGCATTTTGGTGAATTTTGTGGCAATTTCCCGACCCTTTCGCTTAGTGGACACTTGGAGAATTATTGTCCTGCTCGCTTATCTTTTGTTTCtattttgcttttctttcCTTCACGCTTTTCATGTTTGTTTTctgctgtttgtttttttctttcttttttttttgctttgttttgtgCCCTGCTTCTGACGCTTTATGAGTTTGAGTGTTGTTTTTTGTcctctttattttgttttttgttgtttttcttttttttttcgtgagTGTTAAGACAGGTCCTTGGGATGTCAGGATAAGCAGGCGCCAAGTGTTCTGTGACTTTGAAGGGAATGAATGCGGCATTCAGTGGGAAAATGAATGCATGAGTGCGTCACAAAATAACTTAGTAAATATTGGAGGGGAAAAAGAGGGATTAAAAAGAGGAGAAAGgcttaaaaaatgcaaaagatAATTATAGCAACAGAAAAAATATGATTAACTGGGAAATa
It encodes:
- the LOC108071758 gene encoding katanin p60 ATPase-containing subunit A-like 2 gives rise to the protein MKTQGKYGVTAMAAAQALCEDVRNFSTRRRNIMYLMHRYLVENGFYSSAEALKSEGSLSEEYELCDNIDLDGMYLEYASFFNMKFGKYPKILKKVGPKIKVEMAAKGQPKQEKEKDKLEKPPGKAQNTEVGSLANWHMGVGAAKVAAAVNLNPSCYSNAQQQSQPDNANNPLQIRKMETPAESDASSKLVGEIEHGHLGGDDSLFASMDWQSLAELVKTSILREEINLRWSDVCGNQRAIELIKEAVLTPIEYPQLFAHGLKPWRSLLLHGPPGSGKTFLAKALYSETRGQVTFFNITASIMVSKWRGESEKILRVLFHMAAKRAPSVIFLDEIESLTSKRDRVTDHESSKRFKNELLQLLDGMEHTLKGVFVLASTNLPWDIDEAFLRRFEKKLLVQLPNQAERSCLIGRLLGTSISMTPKLLEHLVQISDQFTGDEIRLACKEVSMHRVRCATSKVPGAAKDSQAMSEANVEKAFKMVRPLGQKLLAKHEQWQQENGS